CTCGGCCTGCGCGCCTGGGCGGCCACCCACACGGCGAGCGGCCGCGACGACTGCACGGCCCGGATGGCGCGGTACGACCTGCCGGCCGGCCCCTCGGGCGACGCCAGGGAGGGGCCGGTCACCGGGGTCGCCACCGTCGCGGGACTCCTCTCGGGCGCCGAGGGCCCGGGCCGGGACGCGGAAGGCGCCTTCGACCTGGACCTCCTGGTCGTCCTGGACGCACCGCAGCTGGACGTCGAGACGGCGGCGATGCTCGCCGAGTCGCTGCCGGACGGCGCACGGCTGGTGCTGAGCGGGGACCCGGGAGTGCTGTGGTCGGCGGGTCCGGGACGGGTCTTCGCCGATCTGCTCGCCGCCCGGGTGTGCCCGCAGGTGGCCTCGCGGACGCCGGACCCCGGCCCCGTCGGGGAGCTGGTCTCCGGGGTCGGCATCGGCGAGCTGAACCAGGTCGAGGCGCCCGGCAAGGAAGTCGTGATCGTCCCCGTTCGGGACGCCGGCGAGGCGGTGCACCGGACCGTGCAGCTGGTCGCGGACTCGGTGCCGCGCGCCATCGGCATCCCGGCCGAGCAGACGCAGGTGATCACCCCGGGACACGGCGGCGCCGTCGGCACCCGCGCACTCAACAGCGCGCTCAAGGAGCGGCTGAACCCGGGCCCCGGCCGCTTCGGGGGCTTCGACCCCGGGGACCGCGTCGCCCACTCCCCCGCTCCGGGTCGTACGACGGTGGGGCACGTGGTGAAGGCCGATGCCGACGGGCTGCACCTGGAGTGCTCGGGTCTGCCCGTCGTCGTACCGAAGGAGCGGGTGGAGCAGTCCGTGCGGCACGGCTGGGCGCTCACGGCGCACCAGGCGGTCGGTCTGCGCTGGCCCGCCGCGGTCGTGGTGCTCCCCGGTGACGCCGCGGGGACCCTGACCAGGCCTTGGGTCTACACGGCCTTCGGCCGGGCCGAGCGCCATCTGTCCGTGGTCCATGGGGTGGAGCAGGCCCTGCAGCGAGCCGTGGCCGAGGTCCCGCAGAAGCCGCGCACCACGCGCCTGCCCGCCCTGCTCAAGGCACAGGTCCCGGCGGCGGCCTGAGCCGCCCGCCCAGGGAGACGGCTCCCGTACGCGGGGAGGTGGCGGCCACCGGCTTCCGGTGACCGCCACCTCCCTATGACACGGTGCTCAGCGCTTCCACTTCCTGTGACGCGGTGCTCAGCGCTCCCACTTCCTGTGACGCGGTGCTCAGCGCTCCCACTTCCTGTGACGCGGTGCTCAGCGCTCCCGCGACGGCATGCTCAGGATCCCGCTGACACGGTGCTCAGCGATCGGCGTCCAGCGGCTCCAGATCCCCGTCCTCGTCCAGTTCGGAGTCCGGGGCGAGGTCGTCCTCCAGCTCGTCGTCGTCCGACTCGTCGTCGAAGACCGCGCTGACGTCGAAACGGCAGACCACGCGCTGCGGGTCGATCGCCTCGAAGGGGGTCTCCAGCCACTCGCCGGGATCGGCCGGTTCGTCGGCGGCCGTGACCCAGAGGGTCGAGTCGCCCTCCTCCAGGCCGAACTCCTTGTGCCGAGAGGCGATCTCGTCCGGCTCGAACTCGCCGAACAGGACGCCCAGCGCCCCGTGCACGGTGCCGGACGCCGCGTCGAAGCCCACGGCCGCGGTGGCCCCGTTCTCCTCCACGGCCTCCACCCGCTGGGCCTGCGCCAGCAGTCGCTGCGGCTCCACCACCGCGTAGTCCCGGCGGATCAGCACGCTCAGCGCGTTCGGCTCCTCGGGGCCGGTGTACGGCGGCAGCGTGTCGTCGCTGCCGGGGATCTCGAAGGGAGTGACCTCGTCATAACGGTCGTAGAGCAGCTCGTCGTACTCCTCGGCCGCGGCGGCCAGCTCGTTGAACGCCTCGTATACGGCCGGGTCGTCATCGCCCGACCTGCGCTCGACCGCGGCCAGGTGGCGGTCGAGTGCGGTCTTGACAGCCTCGGCGGCGGCGCGTACCTCGGCAGCGGTGGGCTGCACAGCATCAGACATAGTGCAGACGCTATCCGTACAGGGCCTCTGCCCGCACAATAGATGCGATGCCGGAATACGAATTTGTCGACGTGTACGTGCCGCGCGGGGTGTCCCGCAAGGAGACGACACGCCTGCTGACGGACCATGCGGAGTACGGACACTGGGAGTTGGACCGCCTCAGCCTGCACCCCGACGGCAGCCGCAAGGTGCGGCTGCGCCGGCGGATCATCCGCCAGGTGCGTGCCACGTGGTGAGCGAAAGCGGCTGAAACGGAGCGGGCCCCGCCCGTGCGGGCCCGCTCCGGTCGCTTCGCCACAGGGGATGCCTGTGGCGAAGCGATCCCGTCTGCCCCGACCCCGTTCCAGGCCCGGACACTTCTCTCCGTCCTGCCGACTACGCGCCCGAGCGCGCCCGGCGGTAGAGCACGGCGCCCGCCAGCAGCGCGCCCGCGCCCGCCGGGATCACCGCGCCGATCGGCAGGTCACTGCCGGTGTGGGCGAGCTGCCCCGCGGCGCTCTGCGGCTGGGAGACGTTCTGCGTCCCCGGGTGGTGGGGGTGCGAGCTGGGCGGCGTGCCCGGGGTTCCGGGGTGTCCGGGCGTACCCGGGTGTCCGGGGTTGCCGGGGTGTCCGGGCTGCCCAGGGTGCCCCGGGTTCCCGGGCTGTCCCGGGTAACCGGGGTGACCAGGGTGTCCCGGGTGACCGGGGTGTCCCGGGTGACCGGGGTGACCGGGGTGACCGGGGTGACCGCCGCCGGGCGGATAGTGAGTGTGGTCGCCGTGTCCGTTCGCGCAGTCGTTGCCCATCGCCGGGTTGCCGACTCCGACGACGTTCACGCTGTTGCCGCAGACGTTGACCGGCACGTCGATCGGCACCTGGACGTGGTTGCCGGAGCCGACGCCCGGCGAGCCCGTCGCGTGCCCACCGGCGTGGGAGCCGCCGCCCCCGTGCCCCCCGGCGGACGACCCACCGCCGCCGTTGTTGACGCACGTGTTGCCCATCGCCGGGTTGAGCAACCCGACGACGTTCACGGTGTTGCCGCAGACGTTGAGCGGTACGTGCACCGGTGCCTGCACCGTGTTGCCCGACAGCACGCCGGGCGAGTTGGAACTGACGCCGCTCGCACCCGAGTCGGCGTGTGCGTAGCCTCCGGTCGCGGCGAGTACGCCGGTCGCGGCCGCCAC
This portion of the Streptomyces mirabilis genome encodes:
- a CDS encoding DUF5703 family protein, with protein sequence MPEYEFVDVYVPRGVSRKETTRLLTDHAEYGHWELDRLSLHPDGSRKVRLRRRIIRQVRATW
- a CDS encoding chaplin; translation: MRQVTRKGLMTVAAATGVLAATGGYAHADSGASGVSSNSPGVLSGNTVQAPVHVPLNVCGNTVNVVGLLNPAMGNTCVNNGGGGSSAGGHGGGGSHAGGHATGSPGVGSGNHVQVPIDVPVNVCGNSVNVVGVGNPAMGNDCANGHGDHTHYPPGGGHPGHPGHPGHPGHPGHPGHPGHPGYPGQPGNPGHPGQPGHPGNPGHPGTPGHPGTPGTPPSSHPHHPGTQNVSQPQSAAGQLAHTGSDLPIGAVIPAGAGALLAGAVLYRRARSGA